One Streptomyces sp. NBC_00223 genomic window carries:
- a CDS encoding ABC transporter permease, translating into MSFWQYLSSRHQQLLADTYQHASAVFQCMVLATLIGVVIGVVTYRSDWAGNLAVTSTVSILTIPSLALIGLLIPVLGLGVPPTVTALTLYGLLPVVRNAIVGLRGVDASLVETAKGLGMSRAARLLRVELPLAWPPILAGIRVSTQMLMGIAAVAAYASGPGLGNEIFRGIASLGSANALNEVLAGTLGIIVLALLFDAAYVLIGRLTIPRGSRG; encoded by the coding sequence GTGAGTTTCTGGCAGTACCTCTCCAGCCGGCACCAGCAGCTGCTGGCCGACACGTATCAGCACGCCAGCGCCGTCTTCCAGTGCATGGTGCTGGCCACCCTCATCGGCGTGGTGATCGGCGTGGTCACCTACCGCAGCGACTGGGCCGGGAATCTCGCCGTCACCTCGACCGTCTCGATCCTCACGATCCCCTCCCTCGCCCTGATCGGTCTGCTGATCCCGGTGCTCGGCCTGGGGGTGCCGCCGACCGTGACGGCCCTGACGCTGTACGGGCTGCTGCCGGTCGTCCGCAACGCGATCGTCGGACTGCGCGGGGTGGACGCCTCACTGGTCGAGACCGCCAAGGGGCTCGGCATGTCACGGGCGGCCCGGCTGCTGCGGGTGGAACTGCCGCTGGCCTGGCCGCCGATCCTGGCCGGCATCCGGGTCTCCACGCAGATGCTGATGGGCATCGCGGCGGTGGCGGCGTACGCCTCGGGCCCCGGGCTGGGCAATGAGATCTTCCGCGGGATCGCCTCGCTGGGCAGCGCCAACGCGCTCAACGAGGTGCTGGCGGGCACGCTCGGGATCATCGTGCTCGCGCTGCTCTTCGACGCGGCCTATGTGCTGATCGGCCGGCTGACGATCCCGAGGGGGAGCCGTGGCTGA
- a CDS encoding ABC transporter ATP-binding protein yields the protein MAEEPFPREGAPGPGRSGGAGGSHAAGPRTGATISLEALTKRYPGSAEPAVDGVTMEIGAGETVVLVGPSGCGKSTTLKMINRLIEPTSGRIMIDGEDVTRIDPVRLRRKIGYAIQSSGLFPHMTVAENIALVPRMTGWGRSRVKARVEEMLDLVGLDAGEFHDRYPRQLSGGQQQRVGVARALAADPPVLLMDEPFGAVDPITRDHLQDELIRLQRELHKTVVFVTHHFDEAIKLGDRIAVLREQSHIAQFDTPEAILTDPADDFVAGFVGAGAALKRLNLTLVREVEIADFPSVTMDEPAQSVLDRLRSLQYNELLLLDRLRRPYKWLRRGDLMRSKGSPDRAGTPVAGTVTGDATLRDALEAVLTSGVGGPAAEGRGRVAVTGPSGEFVGVVDMETLMRSVREMLEADRLIAREHRQELNAIEGRPAPTEREGAADGESGS from the coding sequence GTGGCTGAGGAACCGTTCCCACGAGAGGGAGCCCCGGGACCCGGGCGGTCCGGTGGGGCCGGCGGTTCCCACGCGGCCGGTCCGCGGACGGGCGCGACCATCTCGCTCGAGGCCCTGACCAAGCGCTACCCGGGCAGCGCGGAGCCCGCCGTGGACGGCGTCACGATGGAGATCGGGGCCGGTGAGACGGTGGTCCTCGTCGGGCCCTCGGGCTGCGGCAAGTCCACCACCCTGAAGATGATCAACCGGCTGATCGAGCCCACGTCCGGGCGGATCATGATCGACGGCGAGGACGTGACCCGTATCGACCCGGTGCGGCTGCGCCGCAAGATCGGCTACGCGATCCAGTCCTCCGGGCTCTTCCCGCACATGACGGTCGCCGAGAACATCGCCCTGGTGCCGAGGATGACCGGCTGGGGCAGATCCCGGGTCAAGGCCCGGGTGGAGGAGATGCTCGACCTCGTGGGTCTGGACGCAGGGGAGTTCCACGACCGCTACCCCCGGCAGCTGTCCGGCGGTCAGCAGCAGCGCGTCGGGGTGGCGCGGGCGCTGGCCGCGGACCCGCCGGTGCTGCTGATGGACGAGCCCTTCGGCGCGGTCGACCCGATCACCCGCGACCACCTCCAGGACGAACTCATCCGTCTCCAGCGCGAGTTGCACAAGACCGTCGTCTTCGTCACGCACCACTTCGACGAGGCGATCAAGCTCGGCGACCGTATCGCGGTGCTGCGCGAGCAGTCGCACATCGCGCAGTTCGACACCCCGGAGGCCATCCTCACCGACCCCGCCGACGATTTCGTCGCCGGCTTCGTCGGCGCGGGCGCGGCCCTGAAACGGCTGAACCTCACGCTGGTACGGGAGGTGGAGATCGCCGACTTCCCCTCGGTGACCATGGACGAGCCGGCGCAGTCCGTCCTGGACCGGCTGCGCAGCCTCCAGTACAACGAACTGCTGCTGCTCGACCGGCTGCGGCGCCCGTACAAGTGGCTGCGGCGCGGCGACCTGATGCGGTCCAAGGGGTCGCCGGACCGGGCCGGCACCCCGGTGGCCGGCACGGTGACCGGGGACGCGACGCTGCGCGACGCGCTGGAGGCGGTGCTGACCTCCGGGGTCGGCGGTCCCGCCGCCGAGGGCCGGGGAAGGGTCGCGGTGACCGGTCCGAGCGGGGAGTTCGTCGGCGTGGTGGACATGGAGACGCTGATGCGTTCCGTACGGGAGATGCTGGAGGCCGACCGGCTGATCGCGCGGGAGCACCGGCAGGAGCTGAACGCGATCGAGGGGCGTCCCGCGCCCACCGAGCGGGAGGGCGCGGCGGACGGGGAGTCCGGCTCATGA
- a CDS encoding ABC transporter permease — MSADPPPGDLGVVRDGGLDADLVTGLGSDLGIGLGGDQGRERQDRGRDRDERPERGITWQKLVCTPAVLAAALLATYLWITHIPLDAIEHNALDNGNVRLRLWQHVRLTAISTFWVLLIAIPLGIALTRRRLRAASPLVTGLANIGQAAPAIGLLALLVIWLGIGARTAIVGMVAYAVLPVLSNTVAGLRAIDPDLVEAARGIGMSGRGVLGKVELPLAVPLILAGVRTALVLNVGTATLATFGGGGGLGDLITSGIVTQRMPVLVLGSVLTVALALFVDWLASLAEALMRPRGLAATA, encoded by the coding sequence ATGAGCGCGGACCCGCCGCCGGGCGATCTGGGAGTCGTACGGGACGGCGGCCTCGACGCCGATCTCGTCACCGGACTCGGCTCCGACCTCGGCATCGGACTCGGCGGCGATCAGGGCCGGGAGCGGCAGGACCGGGGCCGGGACCGGGACGAGCGGCCCGAGCGCGGGATCACCTGGCAGAAGCTGGTGTGCACCCCGGCCGTGCTGGCCGCCGCCCTGCTGGCCACGTACCTGTGGATCACCCACATCCCCCTCGACGCCATCGAGCACAACGCGCTCGACAACGGCAATGTCCGACTGCGGCTCTGGCAGCACGTCAGGCTCACCGCGATCTCCACCTTCTGGGTGCTGCTGATCGCGATCCCGCTGGGCATCGCGCTGACCCGGCGGCGGCTGCGCGCGGCCTCGCCGCTGGTGACCGGGCTCGCCAACATCGGCCAGGCCGCCCCGGCGATCGGTCTGCTGGCGCTGCTGGTGATCTGGCTGGGCATCGGCGCGCGGACGGCGATCGTCGGCATGGTGGCGTACGCGGTGCTGCCGGTGCTGTCGAACACGGTGGCCGGGCTGCGGGCGATCGACCCGGACCTGGTGGAGGCCGCGCGCGGTATCGGCATGTCCGGGCGCGGGGTGCTGGGGAAGGTCGAACTGCCGCTGGCCGTACCGCTGATCCTGGCCGGGGTGCGGACCGCGCTGGTGCTGAACGTCGGCACCGCGACGCTGGCCACCTTCGGGGGCGGCGGCGGGCTCGGCGATCTGATCACCTCGGGGATCGTCACCCAGCGCATGCCCGTACTGGTGCTCGGCTCGGTCCTGACGGTGGCGCTGGCGCTGTTCGTGGACTGGCTGGCCTCGCTCGCGGAGGCGCTGATGCGGCCGCGCGGCCTGGCGGCGACGGCGTGA
- a CDS encoding glycine betaine ABC transporter substrate-binding protein, protein MAPRGGAFRRRRLRTAAALLAGVALLVSPAACGLTSGSPLADEVRPGSIGRGKPLKGASLVITSKNFSENIVLGEMIGLVFKAAGASVLDRTNITGSIGAREAVKSGQADVMYEYTGTAWITYLGRTTPIQSPRAQWRAVRDEDVRNGLTWLPPSTLDNTYSLAISAPNEARYHLRTLSDVAALAEKDPKAVTLCVENEFASRQDGLPGMLKAYGMKIPAGRIQKMDAGIIYTQVGKNNSCLLGEVYTTDGRISSMRLTVMKDDRGFFPHYNAAPVVYAKTAEKYPAIAALLDPISARLTTAVARKLNAEVDVGGRDPRDVAKDWLVKEGFIRAG, encoded by the coding sequence ATCGCTCCGCGTGGGGGCGCGTTCAGGCGGCGACGGCTCCGTACGGCCGCCGCGCTGCTCGCCGGGGTGGCCCTGCTGGTGTCGCCCGCGGCCTGCGGACTGACCAGCGGCAGCCCCCTGGCGGACGAGGTACGGCCGGGCTCGATCGGCCGGGGCAAGCCGCTCAAGGGCGCCTCACTGGTGATCACCTCGAAGAACTTCAGCGAGAACATCGTCCTGGGCGAGATGATCGGGCTCGTCTTCAAGGCCGCGGGCGCCTCCGTCCTGGACCGCACCAACATCACCGGCTCGATCGGCGCCCGCGAAGCCGTCAAGTCCGGGCAGGCGGACGTGATGTACGAGTACACCGGCACCGCGTGGATCACCTACCTCGGCCGCACCACCCCGATCCAGAGCCCGCGTGCCCAGTGGCGGGCCGTCCGGGACGAGGACGTGCGGAACGGACTGACCTGGCTGCCGCCGTCCACGCTCGACAACACCTACTCGCTGGCGATCAGCGCGCCCAACGAGGCCCGTTACCACCTCAGAACGCTCTCCGACGTCGCCGCCCTGGCCGAAAAGGACCCCAAGGCCGTCACTCTGTGCGTCGAGAACGAGTTCGCCTCCCGCCAGGACGGCCTGCCCGGGATGCTCAAGGCGTACGGCATGAAGATCCCGGCCGGCCGTATCCAGAAGATGGACGCCGGGATCATCTACACCCAGGTCGGCAAGAACAACTCCTGTCTGCTGGGCGAGGTGTACACCACCGACGGCCGGATCTCGTCGATGCGGCTGACCGTCATGAAGGACGACCGGGGCTTCTTCCCCCACTACAACGCGGCGCCGGTCGTCTACGCGAAGACGGCCGAGAAGTACCCGGCCATCGCCGCCCTGCTGGACCCGATCAGCGCGAGGCTCACCACGGCGGTGGCCCGGAAGCTGAACGCCGAGGTCGACGTCGGCGGCCGGGACCCGCGTGACGTGGCCAAGGACTGGTTGGTCAAGGAGGGCTTCATCCGCGCGGGTTGA
- a CDS encoding winged helix-turn-helix domain-containing protein: MPENPADDVRPLDPRSLRGLAHPLRMRLLSALREYGPATASGLADRLGESSGATSYHLRQLAAHGFVEDDPGRGTARERWWKAAHRGTRFDSVEEFLHHPDPAVRGAMNTFMYERAAVNAEQVSTWLGTMREWPEAWQKTWDLSDFALRLSPEVAGELIERVHELIESYRDAGPAGREPSTSPEPGTDADASTGTDGSTAAATDTDTAMVRFQFQAFPRRAD, translated from the coding sequence GTGCCCGAGAATCCCGCGGACGACGTCCGCCCCCTCGATCCGCGTTCGCTGCGCGGACTCGCCCACCCGCTGCGCATGCGACTGCTCTCGGCGCTGCGCGAGTACGGACCCGCCACCGCCTCCGGACTCGCCGACCGGCTGGGCGAGTCCAGCGGCGCCACCAGCTACCACCTGCGGCAGCTCGCCGCCCACGGCTTCGTCGAGGACGACCCGGGCCGCGGCACCGCCCGCGAGCGGTGGTGGAAGGCCGCCCACCGCGGCACCCGCTTCGACAGCGTCGAGGAGTTCCTGCACCACCCGGACCCGGCGGTCCGCGGCGCGATGAACACCTTCATGTACGAGCGCGCCGCCGTGAACGCCGAGCAGGTGAGCACCTGGCTCGGCACCATGCGCGAATGGCCGGAGGCATGGCAGAAGACGTGGGACCTCAGCGACTTCGCCCTCCGACTGTCCCCCGAGGTGGCCGGCGAGCTGATCGAGCGGGTGCACGAGCTGATCGAGTCCTACCGGGACGCCGGGCCGGCCGGCCGGGAACCGTCCACGTCCCCGGAGCCGGGCACGGACGCGGACGCGAGCACCGGCACGGACGGGAGCACGGCCGCGGCCACAGACACGGACACCGCCATGGTCCGCTTCCAGTTCCAGGCCTTTCCGCGCCGCGCCGACTGA
- a CDS encoding MFS transporter: MRTAPAAIPPPPARDRRPLGVLLTANVVSVAGSMLTVVAVPWFVLQTTGSPARAGLVAFASTLPVVLSALLGGPLIDRLGYAVSSVASDAVCALAVAAVPVLHLTVGLPYGALLGLVAVAGLFHAPGETAREVLMPRLAERAGTTITRASSAYESASRGARMLGAPLAGVLIATIGATNVLLLDAATFAVSALLIGLGVRDGVRPAPAPKDASPDGYVAQLREGYAYLVGARLLFAVVVMVMVTNALDQAWSAVLLPVDAREHLGGSVGLGLVSGTMAGAALAGSLLYGIAGHRLPRRGLYIGAFLVCGFPRTAVAALVPGLTPLIVTCAVCGLAAGVLNPIIGTEMVRLVPERLRSRVFGAVTSGVLVAVPMGGLFAGYLVQYAGLTAGMVTVSALYLLTTLSPLVLPAFRHWPEVPAEAPAARTEAAVEA; the protein is encoded by the coding sequence ATGCGCACCGCACCGGCCGCGATACCACCGCCGCCCGCCCGGGACCGGCGCCCGCTGGGCGTGCTGCTCACCGCGAACGTCGTCTCCGTCGCGGGCAGCATGCTCACGGTCGTCGCCGTCCCGTGGTTCGTCCTCCAGACCACCGGCAGCCCGGCCCGCGCGGGTCTGGTCGCCTTCGCCTCGACCCTGCCGGTGGTGCTCTCCGCGCTGCTCGGCGGCCCGCTGATCGACCGGCTCGGCTACGCGGTGAGCAGCGTCGCGTCCGACGCCGTCTGCGCGCTCGCCGTCGCGGCCGTACCGGTGCTGCATCTGACGGTGGGTCTGCCGTACGGCGCGCTGCTCGGGCTCGTCGCCGTCGCCGGGCTCTTCCACGCGCCCGGGGAGACCGCCCGCGAGGTGCTGATGCCCCGTCTCGCGGAACGGGCCGGGACCACGATCACACGGGCGTCGAGCGCCTACGAAAGCGCCTCGCGCGGCGCCAGGATGCTCGGGGCGCCGCTGGCCGGTGTGCTGATCGCGACGATCGGCGCCACGAACGTCCTGCTGCTGGACGCGGCGACCTTCGCGGTCTCGGCGCTGCTGATCGGCCTCGGGGTGCGGGACGGGGTACGGCCGGCGCCCGCGCCGAAGGACGCGTCGCCGGACGGCTATGTCGCCCAGCTCCGCGAGGGGTACGCCTATCTGGTCGGCGCCCGGCTGCTGTTCGCGGTGGTCGTGATGGTGATGGTGACCAACGCGCTGGACCAGGCGTGGTCGGCGGTGCTGCTGCCGGTGGACGCCCGTGAGCACCTGGGCGGTTCGGTGGGCCTCGGCCTGGTCTCCGGCACCATGGCGGGCGCGGCGCTGGCCGGCTCGCTGCTGTACGGGATCGCCGGCCACCGGCTGCCGCGCCGCGGCCTGTACATCGGCGCCTTCCTCGTCTGCGGATTCCCCCGTACGGCGGTCGCCGCCCTGGTACCCGGGCTGACGCCGCTGATCGTCACCTGCGCGGTGTGCGGGCTGGCCGCGGGCGTCCTCAATCCGATCATCGGCACGGAGATGGTGCGGCTGGTCCCGGAGCGGCTGCGCAGCCGGGTGTTCGGCGCGGTCACCTCGGGGGTGCTGGTGGCGGTGCCGATGGGCGGGCTGTTCGCGGGCTACCTGGTCCAGTACGCGGGACTGACCGCCGGGATGGTCACGGTCAGCGCGCTGTATCTGCTGACGACGCTCAGCCCGCTGGTGCTGCCCGCGTTCCGGCACTGGCCGGAGGTGCCCGCGGAGGCGCCCGCGGCGCGTACGGAGGCGGCCGTGGAGGCGTAA
- a CDS encoding S16 family serine protease has protein sequence MPTLSRRSVTLAVCAAVVAALLAVAAFAPLPVSIVVPGPTTNVLGADKGTEIITVDGVPVRPTSGQLRMVTISATSPDTAVHFTDVLRAWFKKNQAAMPRDSVYPSGGSVQDIQKANEKEMTDSQEAATSAALKHLGLSPSKVKVTLRLADVGGPSAGLLFTLGIIDKIDGDGHGGDLTGGRTIAGTGTIDASGKVGAVGGVPLKEQAARRDGATVFLVPRGECRDAEAELPKGLKLIPVQTLDGALSALSAVREGRPTPTC, from the coding sequence ATGCCTACGCTCTCCCGCCGGTCCGTGACCCTCGCCGTGTGCGCGGCGGTCGTGGCCGCCCTCCTGGCCGTGGCCGCGTTCGCGCCGCTGCCGGTGTCGATCGTCGTACCGGGTCCGACCACGAACGTGCTCGGCGCGGACAAGGGCACCGAGATCATCACGGTCGACGGCGTGCCGGTGCGTCCCACCAGCGGGCAGCTGCGAATGGTCACCATCAGCGCGACCTCCCCGGACACGGCGGTGCACTTCACGGACGTACTGCGGGCCTGGTTCAAGAAGAACCAGGCCGCGATGCCGCGCGACTCCGTCTACCCCAGCGGCGGTTCGGTGCAGGACATCCAGAAGGCCAACGAGAAGGAGATGACCGACTCGCAGGAGGCGGCCACCTCGGCCGCGCTCAAGCACCTGGGCCTGTCGCCGTCCAAGGTCAAGGTCACCCTCCGGCTCGCCGACGTCGGCGGCCCGAGCGCGGGTCTGCTCTTCACCCTCGGCATCATCGACAAGATCGACGGCGACGGCCACGGCGGCGACCTCACGGGCGGCCGGACGATCGCGGGCACCGGCACGATAGACGCCTCCGGCAAGGTCGGCGCGGTCGGCGGGGTGCCGCTCAAGGAGCAGGCGGCCCGGCGCGACGGCGCCACCGTCTTCCTCGTCCCGCGCGGCGAGTGCCGGGACGCCGAGGCCGAACTGCCCAAGGGGCTGAAGCTGATCCCGGTGCAGACCCTGGACGGCGCCCTGTCGGCCCTGTCCGCCGTGCGCGAGGGCCGCCCGACCCCGACCTGCTGA
- a CDS encoding IclR family transcriptional regulator: MTAETSQTLDRGLRVLKLLADTDHGLTVTELAAKLGVNRTVVYRLLATLEQHSLVRRDLGGRARVGLGVLGLAHQVHPLLREAALPALRSLAEDIGATAHLTLVDGTEALAVAVVEPTWTDYHVAYRTGFRHPLDRGAAGRAILAGRGMQPTPDGSSWERCKDSEYPDYSEYAEYPARVPARADGTDRTLGAGGATNLIRYVITSGELEAGASGAAAPLLGVPGIEGSVGVVMLSESVPERVGRRVVEAATEVSDALR, from the coding sequence GTGACCGCGGAGACGTCTCAAACGCTCGACCGGGGCCTGCGGGTCCTGAAGTTGCTTGCCGACACCGATCACGGGCTGACCGTGACCGAGCTGGCCGCCAAACTCGGTGTGAACCGCACGGTGGTCTACCGGCTGCTGGCCACGCTGGAACAGCATTCGCTGGTCCGCCGCGACCTGGGGGGCAGAGCCCGAGTCGGGCTCGGGGTGCTGGGCCTGGCGCATCAGGTGCATCCGCTGCTGCGGGAGGCCGCGCTGCCCGCGCTGCGCTCGCTGGCCGAGGACATCGGGGCCACCGCCCATCTCACCCTGGTCGACGGCACGGAGGCACTGGCCGTCGCCGTGGTCGAGCCGACCTGGACCGACTATCACGTCGCCTACCGCACCGGCTTCCGGCACCCGCTGGACCGGGGCGCGGCGGGCCGGGCGATCCTGGCCGGCCGGGGGATGCAGCCGACACCGGACGGCAGCAGTTGGGAGCGATGTAAGGACTCCGAGTATCCCGACTACAGCGAGTACGCCGAGTATCCGGCGCGGGTACCGGCCCGGGCCGACGGCACGGACCGTACCCTCGGCGCCGGCGGCGCCACCAACCTGATCCGGTACGTGATCACCTCCGGAGAGCTGGAGGCGGGTGCGAGCGGCGCCGCCGCGCCGCTGCTGGGCGTCCCGGGCATCGAGGGCAGCGTCGGTGTGGTGATGCTCTCCGAGTCGGTGCCGGAACGGGTCGGCCGACGCGTCGTGGAGGCGGCGACCGAGGTCTCCGACGCCCTGCGCTAG
- a CDS encoding DEAD/DEAH box helicase, with the protein MTTTASHPHHLSPAFPGRAPWGTANKLRAWQQGAIDAYVAKQPRDFLAVATPGAGKTTFALSLASYLLHNHLVQQITVVAPTEHLKKQWADAAARIGIKLDPEYSAGPVSREYHGVAVTYAGVGVRPMLHRNRCEQRKTLVVLDEIHHAGDSKSWGEACLEAFDPATRRLALTGTPFRSDTNPIPFVTYEEGNDGIRRSSADYTYGYGNALADGVVRPVIFLSYSGNMRWRTKAGDELSARLGEPMTKDATGQAWRTALAPTGEWIPNVLKSADQRLTEVRKGIPDAGGLVIATDQDSARAYAKLIKNITGHKATVVLSDDTGASKRIEEFSQSDDRWMVAVRMVSEGVDVPRLAVGVYATTISTPLFFAQAVGRFVRSRRRGETASVFVPTIPMLLEFANEMEVERDHVLDKPKKQGEEDPFAEEDKLLADAERAEDEATEDDALPFEALESDAVFDRVLYDGAEFGMQAHPGSEEEQDYLGIPGLLEPDQVQMLLQKRQARQIAHSRRKPDEEADLLEMPAERRPVVTHRQLLELRKQLNTLVAAYNHQSGKPHGVIHNELRRVCGGPPSAEATAGQLGERIKKVQEWATRMR; encoded by the coding sequence GTGACTACCACCGCATCTCACCCGCATCACCTGTCTCCCGCCTTTCCCGGCCGGGCCCCCTGGGGAACGGCCAACAAGCTGCGGGCCTGGCAGCAGGGTGCCATCGACGCGTACGTGGCCAAGCAGCCGCGGGACTTCCTCGCCGTGGCCACCCCCGGCGCCGGCAAGACGACCTTCGCGCTCTCGCTCGCGTCGTATCTGCTCCACAACCACCTCGTGCAGCAGATCACCGTCGTCGCCCCGACCGAACACCTCAAGAAGCAGTGGGCGGACGCGGCCGCGCGGATAGGGATCAAGCTCGACCCGGAGTACAGCGCGGGCCCGGTGAGCCGCGAGTACCACGGCGTCGCGGTCACGTACGCGGGCGTCGGCGTCCGCCCGATGCTGCACCGCAACCGCTGCGAGCAGCGCAAGACCCTGGTCGTCCTGGACGAGATCCACCACGCGGGCGACAGCAAGTCGTGGGGCGAGGCGTGCCTGGAGGCGTTCGACCCGGCGACCCGCCGGCTCGCGCTGACCGGCACCCCGTTCCGCTCGGACACCAATCCGATCCCCTTCGTGACGTACGAGGAGGGCAACGACGGCATCCGCCGCAGCTCCGCCGACTACACGTACGGCTACGGCAACGCCCTCGCGGACGGTGTGGTGCGGCCGGTCATCTTCCTCAGCTACAGCGGCAACATGCGCTGGCGCACCAAGGCCGGCGACGAGCTGTCCGCCCGCCTCGGCGAGCCGATGACCAAGGACGCCACCGGCCAGGCCTGGCGGACCGCCCTCGCGCCGACCGGGGAGTGGATCCCCAACGTCCTGAAGTCCGCCGACCAGCGCCTCACCGAGGTCCGCAAGGGCATCCCCGACGCGGGCGGCCTGGTGATCGCCACCGACCAGGACTCGGCCCGCGCCTACGCCAAGCTGATCAAGAACATCACCGGCCACAAGGCCACCGTCGTGCTCTCGGACGACACCGGCGCCTCCAAGCGCATCGAGGAGTTCAGCCAGTCCGACGACCGCTGGATGGTCGCGGTCCGGATGGTCTCCGAGGGCGTGGACGTCCCCCGGCTGGCCGTCGGGGTGTACGCGACGACCATCTCCACCCCGCTCTTCTTCGCCCAGGCGGTGGGCCGTTTCGTACGGTCCCGGCGGCGCGGCGAGACCGCGTCCGTCTTCGTCCCGACCATCCCGATGCTGCTGGAGTTCGCCAACGAGATGGAGGTCGAGCGCGACCACGTGCTCGACAAGCCCAAGAAGCAGGGCGAGGAGGACCCCTTCGCGGAGGAGGACAAGCTCCTCGCCGACGCCGAGCGGGCCGAGGACGAGGCCACCGAGGACGACGCGCTGCCCTTCGAGGCCCTGGAGTCCGACGCGGTCTTCGACCGGGTGCTCTACGACGGCGCCGAGTTCGGTATGCAGGCCCACCCGGGCAGCGAGGAGGAGCAGGACTACCTCGGCATCCCCGGGCTGCTGGAACCCGACCAGGTGCAGATGCTGCTCCAGAAGCGGCAGGCCCGGCAGATCGCCCACAGTCGGCGCAAGCCGGACGAAGAGGCCGATCTGCTCGAAATGCCCGCGGAGCGGCGGCCCGTCGTGACCCACCGGCAATTGCTCGAACTGCGCAAGCAGCTCAACACCCTGGTGGCCGCGTACAACCACCAAAGCGGCAAACCGCACGGGGTGATTCACAATGAATTGCGCAGAGTGTGCGGTGGTCCGCCGAGCGCCGAGGCGACCGCGGGACAGCTCGGCGAGCGCATCAAGAAGGTTCAGGAATGGGCGACCCGAATGAGGTGA
- a CDS encoding type II toxin-antitoxin system death-on-curing family toxin, which yields MTYVYLDSEDGLTLGALACDDMQIVVRDVGLLESAVHRPSASMFGQEAYVDLFDKAAALLQSLAVNHPLVDGNKRTAWLSCVVFLSLNGVQLRPDIDAGERLVTDVATGAVDEVEVISEGLRALNEAL from the coding sequence GTGACGTACGTCTATCTCGACTCCGAGGACGGACTCACCCTCGGGGCGCTGGCCTGCGACGACATGCAGATCGTGGTCAGGGACGTGGGCCTGCTGGAGTCCGCGGTGCACCGGCCGTCCGCGTCGATGTTCGGGCAGGAGGCGTACGTCGACCTGTTCGACAAGGCGGCGGCGCTTTTGCAGTCCCTGGCGGTCAACCACCCCCTCGTGGACGGCAACAAGCGCACGGCCTGGCTGTCCTGCGTGGTCTTCCTCTCGCTGAACGGCGTTCAGTTGCGGCCGGACATCGACGCGGGCGAGCGGCTGGTGACCGATGTGGCCACCGGCGCGGTGGACGAGGTCGAGGTCATCTCCGAGGGGCTGCGCGCGCTGAACGAAGCGCTGTGA
- a CDS encoding ribbon-helix-helix protein, CopG family — MAMNLRLRDDQAEALKRRAEEEGSSMHALVLQAIDDYLSRTAKQAMVRRHGIEQAAKWRELMERLK, encoded by the coding sequence ATGGCCATGAACCTGCGTCTTCGTGACGACCAAGCCGAAGCGTTGAAGCGGAGAGCCGAGGAGGAGGGCAGCAGTATGCACGCCCTGGTGCTTCAGGCGATCGACGACTACCTGTCCCGTACGGCCAAGCAGGCCATGGTGCGCAGGCACGGCATCGAGCAGGCGGCCAAGTGGCGTGAGCTGATGGAGCGGCTCAAGTGA